The Lactuca sativa cultivar Salinas chromosome 2, Lsat_Salinas_v11, whole genome shotgun sequence genome includes a window with the following:
- the LOC122196585 gene encoding protein phosphatase inhibitor 2: protein MRRGFRWDEANLGEIEANKHVRQKIIEPKAPYHPMMHDTDGSLSPIGGSDSFLEGDDNSNIRLNADAIRSALNEMASSSSNNNSHSGWTSSDDEDEADVMDHDLDDEGGKSARSFREKRKAHYDEYRKVKELQKKESMKKDDEKQSIVDGLSDELILYIRMQFTYEIREGRRKRVLSAAGSLDAAGDCDLDCDEDTNSSVFRLHVVTRGIYGILLPVGSELGCLQGILGPCASLEKKGALCSDTSIGQGGTITWKG from the exons ATGAG GAGAGGTTTTAGATGGGATGAAGCCAACCTTGGTGAAATTGAAGCAAATAAACATGTAAGACAGAAAATCATAGAACCCAAAGCTCCATATCATCCTATGATGCATGATACTGATG GATCTTTATCTCCTATTGGGGGCTCTGATAGTTTCCTTGAAGGAGATGATAACAGCAACATCAGACTGAATGCTGATGCAATTCGTTCAGCACTGAATGAGATGGCATCTTCCAGTAGCAACAATAACTCCCATTCTGGATGGACATCttcagatgatgaagatgaagcaGATGTCATGGATCATGATCTAG atgatgaaggtGGGAAGAGTGCAAGAAGCTTTAGGGAGAAAAGAAAGGCACATTATGATGAATATCGCAAAGTGAAAGAGTTACAGAAGAAGGAATCAAtgaaaaaggatgatgaaaagcaATCCATTGTTGATGGT TTATCTGATGAGCTTATTCTTTACATCAGAATGCAATTCACATATGAAATTCGAGAGGGTAGGAGAAAACGGGTTCTCTCGGCTGCAGGGAGTTTGGATGCTGCAGGAGATTGTGATCTTGATTGTGATGAAGATACTAACAGCTCTGTGTTTCGCTTACATGTTGTCACGAGGGGTATTTACGGTATTTTGTTACCCGTTGGTAGTGAACTCGGGTGTTTACAG GGGATTCTTGGTCCATGTGCATCACTTGAGAAG AAAGGTGCTTTATGTTCTGATACTAGTATTGGTCAAGGGGGTACTATTACATGGAAG GGTTGA